A region from the Phycisphaerales bacterium genome encodes:
- a CDS encoding DUF2780 domain-containing protein → MQEFIQMAVKQLGINEQQAKSATSGVLGLLQKNAPADAFSGVMNSVPGASDLLKGLGGNPGASSGGGGGLGGLLGAASSVLGGAKQGGSSILGAAGSLLGGKGGDALGALGFLSNSGLSLDKAGSFVNLLAGYLKDKAGAGTVDKLLGAVPELKKFIG, encoded by the coding sequence ATGCAAGAGTTCATTCAGATGGCGGTCAAGCAGTTGGGCATCAACGAGCAGCAGGCCAAGAGCGCCACGAGCGGTGTGCTCGGGCTTCTGCAGAAGAACGCGCCTGCTGATGCGTTCAGCGGCGTGATGAACAGCGTGCCCGGCGCGTCCGACCTGCTCAAGGGCCTGGGCGGCAACCCCGGTGCGAGCAGTGGTGGGGGCGGCGGTCTGGGCGGATTGCTCGGGGCCGCGTCGTCGGTGCTCGGCGGCGCCAAGCAGGGCGGGAGCAGCATCCTCGGCGCGGCCGGGTCACTGCTCGGCGGCAAGGGTGGCGACGCACTCGGCGCGCTCGGCTTCCTCTCCAACTCCGGTCTGAGCCTCGACAAGGCCGGCTCGTTTGTCAATCTCCTCGCGGGCTATCTCAAAGACAAAGCCGGCGCCGGAACGGTGGACAAACTGCTTGGCGCGGTCCCCGAACTGAAGAAGTTCATCGGGTAA
- a CDS encoding PQQ-dependent sugar dehydrogenase, translating into MRPHALLSIASSLVLTGSLAAQQAQIVLFADNLEAPVAVAFAPGDTTRVFVLGQFGEITIHDAATGVRRPQPFIDLQPLVCCFVNSNMVGLAFDPNYATNGYFYVHYQGIPTESVVARYQVTANPDIADPNSATVIIKTVRDGFAHIGGAIAFSPIDGYLYIPTGDSGNGFEADPDNRAQDPTSLYGKVLRVDPSIDDFPADPNKHYRIPPTNPFVGVAGVLPEIWALGLRNPFQSSFDRGTGEYYIADVGQNAREEINRQAPDSTGGLNYGWRCREGEICSGYGGCDCNLPALVGPIHTYTHAVGCSISGGRVYRGSALPSLQGWYLFSDYCTGFIHAVRRTGGSTEFQDLSASLVPSAPVGPFEAVTSIGDDASGELYITDIVGTAGGRVFKIVPLPVCVADLDDGTGTGTPDGGVTIDDLLYYITIFGQGLTNADLDDGSGTGTPDGGVTIDDLLYFLVRFSAGC; encoded by the coding sequence ATGCGTCCCCACGCCCTCCTTTCGATCGCGTCGTCACTCGTGTTGACGGGTTCACTCGCCGCCCAGCAGGCCCAGATCGTTCTCTTTGCCGACAACCTGGAGGCTCCGGTCGCGGTCGCCTTCGCGCCGGGTGACACGACGCGCGTCTTTGTCCTCGGACAGTTCGGTGAGATCACGATCCACGACGCCGCCACCGGCGTGAGACGCCCCCAGCCCTTCATCGATCTGCAGCCGCTCGTCTGCTGCTTCGTGAACTCGAACATGGTTGGGCTGGCCTTTGACCCCAACTACGCCACCAACGGCTACTTCTATGTCCACTACCAGGGAATCCCCACCGAGTCCGTCGTCGCTCGCTATCAGGTGACGGCGAATCCGGACATCGCCGATCCAAACTCCGCGACCGTGATTATCAAGACGGTCCGCGACGGGTTCGCACACATCGGCGGCGCGATCGCCTTCTCGCCCATCGACGGCTACCTCTACATACCCACCGGGGATAGCGGCAATGGGTTCGAGGCCGACCCCGACAACCGAGCCCAGGACCCCACATCGCTCTACGGCAAGGTCCTCCGCGTCGATCCGAGCATCGACGACTTCCCCGCCGATCCGAACAAGCATTACCGCATCCCTCCTACCAACCCGTTCGTCGGCGTGGCGGGCGTTCTCCCCGAGATCTGGGCGCTCGGTCTGCGCAATCCATTCCAGTCATCTTTCGATCGCGGCACGGGCGAGTATTACATCGCCGATGTCGGGCAGAACGCCCGCGAAGAGATCAACCGCCAGGCCCCCGATTCCACCGGCGGCCTCAACTACGGCTGGCGATGCCGCGAGGGCGAGATCTGCTCGGGCTATGGCGGGTGCGACTGCAACTTGCCCGCACTCGTTGGCCCCATCCATACGTACACCCACGCCGTCGGTTGCTCCATATCGGGCGGGCGCGTCTATCGCGGCTCCGCGTTACCCAGCCTCCAGGGGTGGTACCTCTTCTCCGACTATTGCACCGGTTTCATCCACGCGGTGCGTCGCACGGGAGGCTCGACAGAGTTCCAGGATCTCTCCGCCTCGCTCGTGCCGTCCGCCCCAGTCGGCCCGTTCGAGGCCGTCACGTCCATCGGTGACGACGCCTCGGGCGAACTCTACATCACCGACATCGTGGGCACCGCCGGCGGGCGCGTCTTCAAGATCGTTCCGCTTCCCGTCTGCGTCGCCGACCTCGACGATGGCACGGGCACGGGCACGCCCGACGGCGGCGTCACCATCGATGATCTGCTGTATTACATCACCATCTTCGGGCAGGGGCTGACCAACGCCGATCTCGACGACGGCAGCGGCACCGGCACCCCCGACGGCGGCGTGACGATCGATGACCTCCTGTACTTCCTGGTGAGATTCAGCGCGGGGTGCTAA
- a CDS encoding restriction endonuclease, which translates to MSHATSIPETITVDSPDDTMAGYTFHSLSDADFEDLVCDLLGAELGVTLQPFAKGRDSGIDLLHGTRIYDSMLVQCKHYCRSKYADLKHKIITTELPKIVKLKPSRFILSTSLDLTPQNKDELLNILTPYCKGVNDIYGNADLNALLRTHSDVENAHYKLWLTSVPVLQRMLRHGAAMWNAMSKNDIERQMSLYVQTDAFSVAMNILHANNYCILSGIPGIGKTTLAQVLVAKLMDDGYELIAVRDNIHEAFDSLHPEKRQVVYYDDFLGQSSVSEKLGKNEDHGIVRLLTHARHTKHLKVVLTTREYILEDAKRVYEPLSRTNLDLAKCIIKVEDYTRGHRARILYNHVYFSDLPREYAMSVLKDKCYRRIIDHNGYSPRIVEWMTLGAGSYGVPPSQYVDKFVQSLDNPSHLWQHAFDNQINDDARAILFTLGTIEGWMGLDELRNAWARIRRIDSSEVSTIENRKRFIDAMRQLEGSFTRSTRDGSRSAISFHNPSIKDYVRKRIIDEFDVRRSLLSHAIYFEQVDCLVNIGLDGKVGTVPSGLIPNNHELHTAIRRTIHMKAGTYRLIHIASHLVPDVFLVNVDVCKRLSKLIVWANAYDSIDLLQICCDIANDLIQSGDAERVVSLNGCYFLTSLQKALPGKIQVDTIVHAFLPIIESLLCKFPSREDWLIWTQFVKENGHLIPKDVLEEWSYRVESFCVEEIDNLIENAVFTSDLEEGYDEVQQLAEYWDISTRLAWDTVYEKIAQLTDYDDTQDYDDDRTDEPSIDRTADSDAAIDQLFNSLSE; encoded by the coding sequence GTGTCTCATGCCACTAGCATTCCTGAAACCATTACTGTAGATTCACCTGACGACACAATGGCCGGGTACACATTTCATAGTCTGTCTGATGCCGATTTTGAGGATCTCGTCTGCGACTTGCTAGGCGCAGAGCTTGGCGTGACGCTTCAGCCGTTTGCCAAGGGACGTGACTCAGGTATCGATCTATTACACGGTACTCGTATTTATGACAGCATGCTGGTGCAATGCAAGCACTATTGTCGCTCGAAGTACGCCGACCTGAAGCACAAGATAATCACTACAGAACTGCCGAAGATTGTAAAACTAAAGCCATCGCGGTTCATTCTGTCAACGTCGTTAGATCTGACTCCGCAGAATAAAGATGAACTTCTGAATATTCTTACGCCATACTGCAAAGGTGTAAACGACATATACGGAAATGCAGATTTGAACGCACTGCTCCGTACGCACAGTGATGTTGAGAATGCCCACTACAAACTTTGGCTGACGAGTGTCCCCGTGCTCCAACGTATGCTTCGACACGGTGCCGCGATGTGGAACGCGATGTCTAAGAACGACATCGAACGTCAAATGTCGTTATATGTTCAGACGGACGCTTTCAGTGTTGCGATGAATATTCTTCATGCGAATAACTACTGCATACTCTCCGGCATCCCAGGAATCGGCAAGACGACCTTGGCACAAGTACTAGTCGCCAAATTGATGGATGATGGATATGAGTTGATTGCTGTGCGAGACAATATACATGAGGCATTTGATTCCCTACACCCGGAAAAAAGGCAGGTTGTCTACTACGATGATTTTCTAGGTCAGTCAAGTGTTAGTGAGAAACTAGGAAAAAACGAAGATCATGGTATTGTTCGCTTGCTCACACATGCCCGACATACGAAACATCTGAAGGTCGTCTTAACAACACGAGAGTACATTCTAGAAGATGCGAAGCGTGTCTATGAACCGTTGAGCCGCACCAATCTCGATTTGGCGAAGTGCATCATTAAAGTTGAAGACTATACGCGAGGTCATCGCGCAAGGATCTTGTACAACCATGTGTATTTTTCAGATTTACCTCGCGAATATGCCATGTCGGTATTAAAAGACAAATGTTATCGCCGTATTATTGATCACAATGGTTATAGCCCTCGCATTGTTGAATGGATGACACTTGGGGCTGGATCATACGGTGTGCCACCATCGCAGTATGTCGATAAGTTTGTGCAGTCGTTAGATAATCCGTCACATCTATGGCAACATGCATTTGACAATCAAATCAATGATGATGCGAGGGCTATTCTTTTCACACTTGGTACAATCGAAGGATGGATGGGGCTCGATGAACTACGCAATGCATGGGCACGAATACGAAGGATTGATTCCAGTGAAGTATCCACGATAGAGAACAGGAAGAGATTTATTGATGCGATGAGACAACTCGAAGGATCGTTTACACGAAGCACTCGAGATGGCTCCAGATCTGCTATCAGTTTTCATAATCCATCCATAAAGGACTATGTACGGAAGCGGATAATAGACGAATTCGATGTCCGTAGATCGCTGCTTAGTCACGCAATATATTTCGAACAAGTGGACTGTTTAGTCAATATAGGATTGGATGGCAAAGTTGGCACCGTTCCGAGTGGCCTGATTCCAAACAACCATGAGTTGCATACGGCGATCCGACGAACGATCCATATGAAAGCAGGAACGTACCGTCTCATACACATCGCTAGTCATCTTGTGCCAGACGTATTTCTAGTAAACGTAGACGTGTGCAAGAGGTTGTCGAAACTCATTGTTTGGGCAAATGCGTATGATTCAATCGATCTATTGCAGATATGTTGCGATATCGCGAATGACCTTATACAGTCTGGAGATGCTGAACGTGTAGTATCACTCAATGGCTGTTATTTCCTCACGTCTTTGCAGAAAGCATTGCCCGGTAAAATTCAAGTCGATACGATAGTACATGCCTTTCTACCGATTATCGAATCACTTCTGTGCAAGTTCCCTTCTAGAGAAGATTGGCTGATTTGGACGCAGTTTGTGAAGGAAAATGGACATCTCATTCCAAAGGACGTTCTCGAAGAATGGTCATATCGTGTCGAATCATTTTGCGTAGAGGAGATCGATAATCTCATCGAGAATGCGGTCTTTACTTCGGATCTAGAGGAAGGATATGATGAAGTCCAGCAGCTCGCTGAATATTGGGACATATCCACAAGACTGGCTTGGGATACGGTTTACGAGAAGATAGCCCAACTAACTGATTATGATGACACGCAAGATTATGATGATGACCGGACTGATGAACCATCCATTGATCGAACGGCCGACAGTGATGCTGCGATTGACCAACTCTTCAACTCACTAAGCGAATAG
- a CDS encoding ankyrin repeat domain-containing protein, with protein sequence MSTASSTTPSPNRVPVILLIGFLVLVGGGLWYAVDSFEKTNRVDAAGPESMRPAPASSLHDLAAAGTLDDAAIAAAQRAGSDLNAALPTPISGERGLTPLMLASLRAKPNAVRALLKAKADPDLRSKEGKTALFFAAGWGGMDCVEALLSAKASVDARTDQAWSALMIAAARGEGACVDRLIEAGADVRARNRWGQTPLSLAAMHASLDVAKRLLKAGAPIADADNDGVTILAHAAKSPAGDENAIELLRLLLDSGANPNTPGVDGVTPLMWAADAADQPRILLLLNNGADANAKDKDGRTALDWANARDDDNGRAAAAVLKDAMR encoded by the coding sequence GTGTCCACGGCCTCCAGCACCACGCCCTCTCCAAACCGAGTTCCCGTCATCCTCCTCATCGGCTTCCTCGTGCTCGTCGGCGGCGGGCTGTGGTACGCGGTCGATTCGTTCGAGAAGACCAACCGCGTCGACGCCGCCGGCCCGGAGTCCATGAGGCCGGCGCCCGCGTCGTCACTCCACGATCTCGCCGCGGCGGGCACCTTGGACGACGCCGCCATCGCCGCCGCACAGCGCGCCGGGAGCGATCTCAACGCGGCCTTGCCCACGCCGATCTCGGGCGAGCGAGGCCTGACGCCGCTCATGCTCGCGTCGCTCCGCGCCAAGCCCAACGCGGTGCGGGCGCTCCTCAAGGCCAAGGCCGATCCCGATCTTCGCTCCAAGGAAGGCAAGACGGCCCTCTTCTTCGCCGCGGGTTGGGGCGGAATGGATTGCGTCGAGGCGCTGCTCTCGGCCAAAGCGTCGGTGGACGCGCGGACGGATCAGGCGTGGAGCGCGCTCATGATCGCCGCCGCCCGTGGCGAGGGCGCGTGCGTGGATCGGTTGATCGAGGCCGGGGCCGACGTCCGCGCCCGCAACCGCTGGGGGCAGACGCCGCTCTCGCTCGCCGCGATGCACGCGAGCCTCGATGTCGCGAAACGTCTCTTGAAAGCCGGCGCGCCGATCGCCGATGCGGACAACGACGGCGTGACGATCCTCGCGCACGCCGCCAAGTCCCCCGCGGGCGACGAGAACGCGATCGAGTTGCTCCGACTCCTGCTGGATTCGGGGGCCAACCCCAACACGCCGGGCGTCGATGGCGTGACGCCGCTCATGTGGGCCGCCGATGCCGCCGACCAGCCGCGGATCCTGCTCCTTCTGAACAACGGCGCCGACGCCAACGCGAAGGACAAGGACGGACGGACAGCATTGGACTGGGCTAACGCGCGCGACGACGACAACGGCCGCGCCGCCGCCGCGGTGCTCAAGGACGCGATGCGCTGA
- a CDS encoding caspase family protein — protein sequence MLQTFRFVGVAACVVALTVGVLAGAAQPASTPPSSSSPAKAPAPAQPANPTADPTAEPAASAPPKESLSLRGMLIPRRRALLIGVGQAAYKGIEQTPLPQCVIDAKTLAATLGPRGYSCRVVADGEGVEPTAAKVRDEVAALCAAVSEVDTLLIYISTHGDVIGGKSVIIARDDAVEIEWIKGQMAASRAALRILMLDCCRNDKGFEKTATEVRDVHCILACRPDQLSQVGQSGMSVFTEALVDALVECRADRVKDGKIELDELMYFLERQVPVRAAAVVKDKPQNPTRTVVDPKTVTPVFATCTTFDRLSFGPDAYKDLEPGEARTDLALADLTFLHVQRGMTVEQATESLAKHGGVAWTRAPVLDDKGAGVGIVEGKPGPKDVLVVRFVDKKVALAHVLYTELCEEPYSDLRTRAAIERLVGKGGGSDVAKGEGKKDTGTFAEGSLAALAVPLKGLSPSEIVEKIGCPDSALLPTGQFSDAPGELRYPHTPRPSQMLVIRINAGVFEAVDLVVME from the coding sequence ATGCTCCAAACCTTCCGATTCGTTGGCGTGGCCGCGTGCGTGGTGGCGTTGACGGTCGGCGTGCTCGCCGGCGCGGCTCAACCCGCTTCGACGCCGCCTTCATCGTCGTCGCCCGCCAAGGCACCGGCTCCAGCCCAACCCGCGAATCCAACCGCCGATCCAACCGCTGAACCGGCGGCGTCGGCGCCGCCGAAGGAGTCCCTGTCGCTGCGGGGGATGCTCATCCCGCGTCGGCGGGCATTGCTCATTGGTGTCGGGCAGGCCGCGTATAAAGGCATTGAGCAGACGCCCCTCCCGCAGTGCGTCATCGACGCCAAGACCCTCGCCGCCACGCTCGGCCCGCGCGGGTACTCGTGCCGGGTCGTCGCCGACGGCGAGGGCGTCGAGCCCACCGCCGCCAAGGTCCGCGACGAGGTCGCCGCCCTCTGCGCCGCGGTCTCCGAGGTGGACACGCTGCTCATCTATATCTCCACGCACGGCGACGTGATCGGGGGCAAGAGCGTCATCATCGCCCGGGACGACGCCGTCGAGATCGAGTGGATCAAGGGGCAGATGGCCGCCTCGCGCGCCGCCCTGCGGATCCTCATGCTCGACTGCTGCCGCAACGACAAGGGCTTCGAGAAGACCGCGACGGAGGTCCGCGACGTGCACTGCATCTTGGCCTGCCGCCCCGACCAACTCTCGCAGGTCGGGCAGAGCGGGATGAGCGTCTTCACCGAGGCCCTCGTCGACGCCCTGGTCGAGTGCCGGGCCGATCGCGTGAAGGACGGGAAGATCGAACTCGACGAACTCATGTACTTCCTCGAGCGGCAGGTCCCCGTCCGCGCCGCCGCGGTGGTCAAGGACAAGCCGCAGAACCCGACCCGCACGGTGGTGGACCCCAAGACCGTGACCCCGGTCTTTGCGACCTGCACGACCTTTGATCGGCTCTCCTTCGGGCCAGACGCGTACAAGGACCTCGAGCCCGGCGAGGCCCGCACCGACCTCGCCCTCGCCGACTTGACCTTCCTGCACGTGCAACGCGGGATGACGGTCGAGCAGGCCACCGAGTCGCTCGCCAAGCACGGCGGCGTCGCGTGGACGAGGGCGCCCGTGCTCGACGACAAGGGCGCCGGCGTGGGAATCGTCGAGGGCAAGCCCGGCCCCAAGGACGTGCTGGTGGTTCGGTTCGTGGATAAGAAGGTCGCGCTGGCGCACGTGCTGTACACCGAACTCTGCGAGGAGCCATACAGCGACCTGCGCACGCGGGCCGCCATCGAGCGGCTGGTGGGCAAAGGCGGCGGGAGTGATGTCGCCAAGGGTGAGGGCAAGAAGGACACCGGCACGTTCGCCGAGGGGTCCCTCGCGGCGCTCGCGGTCCCGCTCAAGGGACTCTCGCCCTCGGAGATCGTCGAGAAGATCGGGTGCCCGGACTCGGCGCTCTTGCCCACTGGCCAGTTCTCGGATGCTCCCGGGGAACTGCGCTATCCACATACGCCGCGCCCGTCCCAGATGCTCGTGATCCGGATCAACGCCGGCGTCTTCGAGGCTGTGGATCTTGTGGTGATGGAGTAA
- a CDS encoding fibronectin type III domain-containing protein, giving the protein MGTYPTSPRLDFLQWCKTHADVFTNSAAAIGLSPASAASFSAAYDAARAAVDDQDAAREAAKAATQEALDKVRALMESASQTVSTIRVFAESTNNPTVYNVAQINPPQPHTAIPAPNPATDLSATLDAISGNITIRWKATQPLGAAGTTYSVLRRAAGQADFVNLGSTRRKSFVDEGFFAGPDSVEYKVQVVRGGIFGPVSATLFVTFGRVQGSGQGFTISSTTSSDEEYGVAA; this is encoded by the coding sequence ATGGGAACTTACCCCACATCGCCTCGGTTGGATTTCCTGCAGTGGTGCAAGACGCACGCCGATGTCTTTACGAACTCGGCGGCCGCGATCGGGCTCTCTCCCGCGAGCGCCGCATCGTTTTCCGCGGCGTACGACGCGGCCCGCGCCGCCGTCGATGATCAGGACGCCGCCAGGGAGGCCGCCAAGGCCGCGACCCAGGAGGCCCTTGATAAGGTTCGCGCCCTCATGGAGTCGGCGAGCCAGACCGTCTCCACCATCCGCGTCTTCGCCGAGAGCACCAACAACCCCACCGTCTACAACGTCGCCCAGATCAACCCGCCCCAGCCGCACACCGCCATCCCGGCGCCCAACCCGGCGACGGACCTCTCGGCGACGCTCGACGCGATCTCCGGGAATATCACGATCCGCTGGAAGGCGACGCAGCCCCTGGGCGCCGCGGGCACGACGTACAGCGTCCTCCGCCGCGCCGCGGGCCAGGCCGACTTTGTGAACCTCGGCTCGACACGCAGGAAGTCGTTCGTCGACGAGGGCTTCTTCGCCGGGCCCGACAGCGTCGAATATAAGGTGCAGGTCGTCCGCGGCGGGATCTTCGGGCCCGTCTCCGCGACGCTCTTTGTCACCTTCGGACGCGTGCAGGGGAGCGGCCAGGGCTTCACCATCTCGAGCACGACCAGCAGCGACGAGGAGTACGGCGTCGCCGCGTGA
- a CDS encoding elongation factor G, giving the protein MSQTTTAARTGSHPAGRPPRPADTRNVLLAGSASTGKTTLTEALLHAAGAIPAAGTIDAGTTVSDHSDEEKHHKHSLVPGFVHFDFEDHEVHLIDSPGRADFLGQTFSCLAAVETVAVVMDAGRGIDSVTRRVMNAAKDRGLPRMVVINKIDDTNADLEALVEQIREAFGNECLPINLPTPGRKDVVNVFEHDGTDKAGDKAEFSSVHEAHKRIVEQVIEVDDDLTEQYLEKGEGGGGGFDAKKLHNAFEKALEEAHLVPICFVSAKTGAGVKDLLHILASLCPSPDEVGIAEFVRKDKEDEPAREYVCEPNPDGRVVAHVFKIFNDPFVGKLAVFRVHQGTVRHKQDLYVDDQKKPLRIGHLFKLQGKKHVEVEALGPGEIGAVSKLDEVHFNSVLHDSHDLDSLRVKPLPIPKPMFGLAIELKNHADETKFSAATHKLMAEDPTFIVERINATKQTVMRGLGELHLRVVLEKLKNQAGVELLTSPPKVAYKETIAGKAEGHHRHKKQTGGAGQFGEVYLRVEPLAQDHAEGFEFRNETVGGSIPRQFIPAIEKGIRHVLQDGAFAGYPMTSIAVSVYDGKYHDVDSKEIAFITAGRKAFIDAIAKAKPTLLEPYVDLEITAPARYMGDIAGHISTKRGRVQSSDVVSGDSCIVRATAPLGELQNYANELKSMTGGAGTFAMDYSHDERTPPQVQQAVVAAYKPHHEED; this is encoded by the coding sequence ATGTCGCAGACCACCACCGCCGCACGAACTGGCTCCCACCCCGCCGGGCGCCCCCCCCGCCCGGCCGACACCCGCAACGTTCTCCTCGCCGGGTCCGCCTCGACCGGCAAGACCACCCTGACCGAGGCCCTTCTCCACGCCGCCGGGGCCATCCCCGCCGCCGGGACCATCGACGCCGGCACCACCGTCAGCGATCACAGCGACGAGGAGAAGCACCACAAGCACTCCCTCGTCCCCGGGTTCGTGCACTTTGACTTTGAGGACCACGAGGTCCACCTCATCGACTCGCCGGGACGGGCGGATTTCCTCGGGCAGACGTTCTCGTGCCTCGCCGCCGTCGAGACCGTGGCGGTGGTGATGGATGCCGGTCGCGGGATCGACTCGGTGACGCGCCGCGTCATGAACGCGGCGAAGGACCGCGGCCTTCCCCGCATGGTCGTCATCAACAAGATCGACGACACCAACGCCGACCTCGAAGCCCTCGTCGAGCAGATCCGCGAGGCCTTCGGCAACGAGTGCCTTCCCATCAACCTCCCCACGCCCGGGCGAAAGGACGTCGTCAACGTCTTCGAGCATGACGGGACGGACAAGGCGGGCGATAAGGCTGAGTTCAGTTCGGTGCACGAGGCCCACAAGAGGATCGTTGAGCAGGTGATCGAGGTGGACGACGACCTGACCGAGCAGTATCTCGAGAAGGGTGAGGGCGGCGGGGGGGGGTTCGATGCCAAGAAACTCCATAATGCCTTCGAGAAGGCGCTCGAGGAGGCCCACCTCGTCCCCATCTGCTTCGTCTCCGCGAAGACGGGCGCGGGCGTCAAGGACCTGCTGCACATCCTCGCGAGCCTGTGCCCGTCGCCCGACGAGGTCGGCATCGCCGAGTTCGTCCGCAAGGACAAAGAAGACGAGCCGGCCCGGGAGTATGTCTGCGAGCCCAACCCCGATGGCCGCGTCGTCGCCCACGTCTTCAAGATCTTCAACGATCCGTTCGTGGGGAAACTCGCCGTCTTCCGCGTGCACCAGGGGACCGTCCGCCACAAGCAGGACCTGTACGTCGACGACCAGAAGAAGCCCCTGCGGATCGGGCACCTCTTCAAACTGCAGGGGAAGAAGCACGTCGAGGTCGAGGCGCTGGGCCCGGGCGAGATCGGTGCCGTGAGCAAACTGGACGAGGTCCACTTCAACAGCGTCCTCCACGACAGCCACGACCTGGACTCCTTGCGCGTGAAGCCCTTGCCTATCCCCAAGCCGATGTTCGGCCTGGCGATCGAGCTCAAGAACCACGCCGACGAGACCAAGTTCTCCGCCGCGACGCACAAACTCATGGCCGAGGACCCGACCTTCATCGTCGAGCGCATCAACGCCACGAAGCAGACGGTGATGCGCGGGCTGGGGGAACTGCACCTGCGCGTCGTGCTCGAGAAACTCAAGAACCAGGCGGGGGTCGAGCTGCTCACCTCGCCCCCCAAGGTCGCGTACAAGGAGACGATCGCGGGCAAGGCCGAAGGGCACCATCGCCACAAAAAGCAGACCGGCGGCGCGGGCCAGTTCGGCGAGGTCTATCTCCGCGTCGAGCCGCTGGCTCAGGACCACGCCGAGGGCTTCGAGTTCCGCAACGAGACCGTCGGCGGGAGCATCCCGCGCCAGTTCATCCCCGCGATCGAGAAGGGCATCCGCCACGTGCTGCAGGACGGCGCCTTCGCGGGCTATCCCATGACGAGCATCGCCGTCTCGGTCTATGACGGGAAATACCACGACGTGGACAGCAAGGAGATCGCGTTCATCACCGCGGGGCGCAAGGCCTTCATCGACGCGATCGCCAAGGCCAAGCCCACGCTCTTGGAGCCGTATGTCGATCTCGAGATCACCGCCCCGGCTCGCTACATGGGCGACATCGCCGGGCACATCTCGACCAAGCGTGGGCGCGTGCAGAGTTCCGACGTGGTGTCCGGCGACTCGTGCATCGTGCGAGCCACGGCCCCGCTGGGCGAACTCCAGAACTACGCCAACGAACTCAAGAGCATGACCGGCGGCGCGGGAACGTTCGCGATGGACTACAGCCACGACGAGCGCACGCCGCCGCAGGTCCAGCAGGCCGTCGTCGCCGCGTACAAGCCCCACCACGAGGAGGATTGA